Below is a window of Clostridiales bacterium DNA.
CTGCTCCTGTATATGTCCAAACCCGTGGAAAAACCGGTATCCGGCCCCGCGCCGGCCTGTCGGGTAAAGGTGTTCATTCAGAAAGCATCCCCGGAGGATGCCCGGACCGTTGCGGAGCTGGCAGCCCGGCTCTGGCCGGATCATGATGCGGATGAACTGACCGGGGAAATGCAGGACCTGCTGGCCAACGATGAATGCGCCGTCTTCCTGGCCCTTGCGGACGGGGAGCCCGTTGCCTTTGCCCAGTGCCAGCTCCGGCACGACTATGTGGAAGGTGCGGAATCCAGCCCTGTCGGATATATGGAAGGCGTCTATGTGGCGGAAGAATACCGCCGCCAGGGAGTGGCCGCCCGGCTGCTGCACAGCTGCGAGCTGTGGACCGCATCCATGGGCTGCACGGAGTTTGCCAGCGACTGTGAGCTGACGAACAGCGAAAGCCGCCTGTTCCATCTCGGCACCGGCTTTACCGAAGCCAATCGGATCGCCTGCTTTGTCAAACACCTGGCCAGGAATTAACCGGCCTGTATGATCGGCTGTCCCTTTCCGTCACCGGCGGCATTTTATCCCCGCCGGTGATTTTTTTCTGCCAAAGTGAAAAAAAGCGCGCACGCACTCGTCTTAATAGGTGAAAACGTGCTGGCGGCTGCCCGGTCCGGGCGGCCTGCCGCATTGAAGCGGAGGTGATCGCTATGGAGCATGCCGTGGTACCCGGCATGACCCGTGAACAGAAGCTCAGCGAATGGATTGAGCAATATTCAGATTCCATTCTGAGAACCTGTTACCTGTACCTGTCCGATATGCAGATGGCGGAAGACGCCCTGCAGGAGACATGGATCAAGGCCTGGAAGTACATGGACGATCCGTCCCGGAAACCCGTTGCCCATGAGAAGGCTTGGCTGCTCCGGATCGCAGTGAACACCTGCAGGGATTACCGGCGGACCGCCTGGTTCCGGCATGTGGACCGGCAGAACGCCCTGGAGGATCTGCCTCCACACTTTGTGGCCGCCGAACCGGCTGACAATTCCGTCTCCATGATCGTCATGGATCTTCCGGACAAATATAAGCAGATCATCCTGCTTTACTATTACCAGGGGCTCACGATCCAGGAAACCGCGTCTGTGCTGGGACTTTCAGCAGCCGCCATCCACCGCCGGCTCCGGAAAGCGGAAGCCCTCCTGAAAAGCGCGCTGGAAAGGGGTGAATCGCATGAGTAATGAGATCATGAAGCAGCGGGTCCAGCAGGCACTGAACGAAGAGCTGGCCCATATCCATACCACCTCCCGGGAGCGCGATCAGCTGTATGAGAACGCGATTGGAGGAAAAGTCATGAAACATAAACTGAAAACCGGCCTGGTGCTCGCGCTGGTGCTGGTGCTGGTTTCGGCCGTTGCCGTTGCCGCGGTGCTGCTGAGCCAGCAGGAAATTGTGGAACAGGTAGCCGTCCCCATGGCCCTGGAAAACGACACGGGCATTGTGGCAAATCAGGATTATTCACCGGAACAGCTGGCCCGTCTGATTCAGACGCTCGATGAAAACGGCTTTACCCTGGAGGAGAACAACGCCCTGATGCAGGTCCTGAAGAGCGGTCAGGGATACAACGAGGAAGAGACCATCATGGAAATCTGCCGCCAGGCTTTCGGCGGCAACTACGGCACCTGGACGCTGGAGCAGCAGGACTGGTTCGAAAAGCTGCTGGCGGATATCGGCTTCAATGAGGAATACACGCCCAACCTGCCCGGGGAAGGCAACATGACCTATGAGCAGGCGGAAGCGTACGCGTTCGCCGCACTGAAGGCTGAATTCGGGGATGCCCTGGATCCGGCGGACCGGGAAAGCTATATCCTGGACCGCGGCTTCTGGCGCGGCAGCGAAGACAGCCCGGCTTACTGGTATTTCAACCTGTTCCCGAAAGATATCATGCTCGGCACCTATTCCGTTTCCTTCGAGGACGCGGATCCGGACGAAACCCTGGAAGTGGAAGGCTCGGTTCCCGACTGGACGGAACCGTATACCGCGGATGACCTGGTCAAAGCCTTCCTCAGCATCAACAGCCCGTATTATCATGAAGTGCCGGCCTCCGCCCTGCGGCAGCTGCATGACATGATGGCGGACGCAAAGATGGATCCGGACAGCGTCTGGTATCCGGATGCCTTGGGATTTGCCCTGACCGGATATCCGAAACCCGCGGAAAGCGATATTTCCCGGGCGGATGCCGTCGCGGCAGCCAAAGCTGCGCTGGACAACCCGCAGGCCGTGTGCAGCTCCGCCGTTCTCACCGAGTACAAAGGAAAACGCACCTGGCTGGTCACCCTCACGGTATATATCCGGATGGGTACGCCGGATGAAATCCAGGTCGTATCGGTAGACAGCATCTCCGGGCAAGTGGAAAGCATCCGGAAAATGACCCGGGACGACAGCGAAACCATGGTGCTGGTTGCGGAAGCCGCTTATACCAAATCGCGTGAAGGCCTGCTGACCGAGGCGGATTATATCCGCCTGGCCGCGGAAGCCGTCCGGGCGGAGCATCCCGGACTGGATCTGCTGAATGAAAACGAATATGAGGTGAAGGTCTTCGGCAGGGATCAGCGCATAGTCTGGTTCATTACCCGCAGCCTGCAGCACGGCAATGTCTCCGCATCCGTATCCCGGGACGGAACGGTCTCTGATATCAGCGTTGACTCGGAAGGCGTCAATCCGGACAACCTGTACAGCCGTTACTGGAGCATCTACGGCTGGTACAGCGTGGATAACGGCGAATGGGACGCCTGGAACCAGGATGTCTGGGCCCAGCTGAAGCTGACAATGGACCCCCTCGAACCCACGACCGTCGAGGCAAAGCTGCTGAAGATGGGGCAGTATCCCACGGAGGACTCCGTACGCATTGACCACCACAGGGCCCAGGAACTGGCCCTGCAGCAGGTTAACCACCGGTGGGCGGAGGTCAACACCTGCATCCTGATCGACGCGCAGCCCCATCCGGTCTGGAAGATCCGGGTCATCGCTGATTCCGCGGCGGATGCCGTGTTTGAACTGGACGCCGAAACCGGTGAAATCCTGAACGTCGATCTGTACAGGACTGAGTACACCCCCGATTATGTCCTGTATTCCCTCGAGAAGAACTGGCGGAAGGTTCTCCTGGAGGAGGAAGGCGTCATCCCGCTGGCCAAATATGCCATCACTTACAAGTACGGAGACCTGGAACTGGATCTCCCTGAAATCGAAGTGGACAATCCGGAGCTCTACGAAGCCCATGTGGACGGCCTCACTGCCCGCTTCACCGCCCTCAAAGCCGGGGAACCGGGCTATGAGGTGGAGCTGGATGAAGGCGGATTCGTACTACGCTGTGAGGAAATCCGGTAATCTTTCTATGCGGATAGACTCCTGCCGCCCATGCGGCGGGAGTCTTTTTTCTGTCTCTGCGGCTGAAAACAATGGACTTCCGGACCTTCATGTCGTACAATAGTCACAGGCAGGAGGAGATGAATAATGCTCTATGTGGGAATCGCGCTGCTGATTCTGCTGGTTTTCATGATCGGAATCAGCGTTTATTTGGTGATCTACGCGATGAAAAATATGCACCACCACTCCCTGGAGGATTCCCGGGCCTGGCAGGAGCATCATTACGACCTGTCCTGGTATGACAGCATGGAAAAGACCGACTACACCGTCACCTGCGGCGACGGCTATATCCTGCATGCCCAGTTCCTGCCGAATCCTGTCCCCACAGACCGGTATATCCTCATCACCCACGGCTTCACGGACAATCATTACGGTTCGCTGAAATATGCCCGGATCTACCTGGACAACGGATACAACGTCATCATCTATGACCTCCGCGGCCACGGAATGAACAGTAAAACCATCACCACCTTCACCATCCTGGAGCGGGAGGATCTGTACGCCATGATCCTGGACAGCCGCCGGCGCTATCCGGATATGAAGGTCCTCGGCCTGCACGGGGAATCCCTCGGCGCAGGTACCACGGTCGCCGTACTGAAGAAAAAGCCGCCGGTTGACTTCGCGGTGGTGGATTGCGGGTTCTATGATATGGTTCCTGTGTTCGAAGTGGCAATTCGCAGCTATCATCTGCCTGTTTTTATGGTTAAAGTGGCATCTATGTGTGCAAAAGTGATTTACGGATACTCTTTCCGGCAGATGCGTCCCATTGAGGCACTGGCGGACAACCAGATCCCTCTGCTGTTCATGCACGGCTCCTGTGACGAACTGGTTGCCCCGGAGCACAGCCGGAAGATGAGCAAAGCCACCGCGGGCTACAGCGAAGTCCATATGATTCCCAATGCCGGCCATGCCGATGCCGTATTTACAGACCCGGAGATGTACCGGATCATCGTCACCGACTTCCTCCGGAAAATCGTCCCGGATTCCGGGAAATAACAAAAGCCCCGGCAGCGGTTCCGCTGCCGGGTATCTGCATAGCCTGGCGCCGTTTCTGTTATTGCGGCTGCTATGTTTCGCATCCTGCGGTGATCCCCTCACCGTGGTTAAAGGATATCATGGTTTTCCGGAAATATACAGGATTACCGGGGCAAATTAACCCCGGTTATTTTTCTTTTTCATGCCTTCCGCAGACAGCATAAAAACTTGATTATTGTCACTCCGGCGTATATACTGACACATAGAAAAAACGGAGGACCGGGCGATGAAAAAGGAAGAAAAAACCAACGTCATGCGGGTGCTGGAACAGAAGAAGATTGCGTATCAGAGCCACTCCTACGAGCCGGACGCCACGATGACCGGCCTGCAGATCGCCGTTCTCCTTGGCCAGGAGCCGTCCCACGTGTTCAAAACGTTGGTTACCGTCGGAAAGCCCGCGCGTTACTATGTGTTTGTCATTCCGGTGGAATCGGAGCTGGACCTGAAAAAGGCCGCAGCGGCTGCCGGGGAAAAGTCCGTCAGCATGATTCCCCAGAAGGAGCTTCTGCCCCTCACCGGATATATCCACGGCGGCTGCTCCCCCATCGGGATGAAAAAGCATTTCCCGACATTTATCCATCAGTCTGCCGGGG
It encodes the following:
- a CDS encoding GNAT family N-acetyltransferase — its product is MSKPVEKPVSGPAPACRVKVFIQKASPEDARTVAELAARLWPDHDADELTGEMQDLLANDECAVFLALADGEPVAFAQCQLRHDYVEGAESSPVGYMEGVYVAEEYRRQGVAARLLHSCELWTASMGCTEFASDCELTNSESRLFHLGTGFTEANRIACFVKHLARN
- a CDS encoding sigma-70 family RNA polymerase sigma factor — translated: MEHAVVPGMTREQKLSEWIEQYSDSILRTCYLYLSDMQMAEDALQETWIKAWKYMDDPSRKPVAHEKAWLLRIAVNTCRDYRRTAWFRHVDRQNALEDLPPHFVAAEPADNSVSMIVMDLPDKYKQIILLYYYQGLTIQETASVLGLSAAAIHRRLRKAEALLKSALERGESHE
- a CDS encoding PepSY domain-containing protein, which produces MSNEIMKQRVQQALNEELAHIHTTSRERDQLYENAIGGKVMKHKLKTGLVLALVLVLVSAVAVAAVLLSQQEIVEQVAVPMALENDTGIVANQDYSPEQLARLIQTLDENGFTLEENNALMQVLKSGQGYNEEETIMEICRQAFGGNYGTWTLEQQDWFEKLLADIGFNEEYTPNLPGEGNMTYEQAEAYAFAALKAEFGDALDPADRESYILDRGFWRGSEDSPAYWYFNLFPKDIMLGTYSVSFEDADPDETLEVEGSVPDWTEPYTADDLVKAFLSINSPYYHEVPASALRQLHDMMADAKMDPDSVWYPDALGFALTGYPKPAESDISRADAVAAAKAALDNPQAVCSSAVLTEYKGKRTWLVTLTVYIRMGTPDEIQVVSVDSISGQVESIRKMTRDDSETMVLVAEAAYTKSREGLLTEADYIRLAAEAVRAEHPGLDLLNENEYEVKVFGRDQRIVWFITRSLQHGNVSASVSRDGTVSDISVDSEGVNPDNLYSRYWSIYGWYSVDNGEWDAWNQDVWAQLKLTMDPLEPTTVEAKLLKMGQYPTEDSVRIDHHRAQELALQQVNHRWAEVNTCILIDAQPHPVWKIRVIADSAADAVFELDAETGEILNVDLYRTEYTPDYVLYSLEKNWRKVLLEEEGVIPLAKYAITYKYGDLELDLPEIEVDNPELYEAHVDGLTARFTALKAGEPGYEVELDEGGFVLRCEEIR
- a CDS encoding alpha/beta hydrolase; the encoded protein is MLYVGIALLILLVFMIGISVYLVIYAMKNMHHHSLEDSRAWQEHHYDLSWYDSMEKTDYTVTCGDGYILHAQFLPNPVPTDRYILITHGFTDNHYGSLKYARIYLDNGYNVIIYDLRGHGMNSKTITTFTILEREDLYAMILDSRRRYPDMKVLGLHGESLGAGTTVAVLKKKPPVDFAVVDCGFYDMVPVFEVAIRSYHLPVFMVKVASMCAKVIYGYSFRQMRPIEALADNQIPLLFMHGSCDELVAPEHSRKMSKATAGYSEVHMIPNAGHADAVFTDPEMYRIIVTDFLRKIVPDSGK
- the ybaK gene encoding Cys-tRNA(Pro) deacylase, giving the protein MKKEEKTNVMRVLEQKKIAYQSHSYEPDATMTGLQIAVLLGQEPSHVFKTLVTVGKPARYYVFVIPVESELDLKKAAAAAGEKSVSMIPQKELLPLTGYIHGGCSPIGMKKHFPTFIHQSAGELPAMCVSAGKVGFQIELCPSDLLRAADAKLADLV